In Pseudonocardia sp. DSM 110487, the sequence GGTGTGCCGGTGCTCGGGGTGGCCAGGGGTCTGCGAACCCCAGGTGCGCAGCGCCTTCAGGTCGTCGAGCTGGAGGCCGTATCCGGACAGGTACAGCTGGATGTAGAGCGTGAGGCTGGAGTGGCCTGCGGACAGCACGAACCGGTCGCGGCCGATCCAGTCGGCGTCGTTCGGGTCGTGCCGCATGACGCGCTGGAAGAGCGCGTAGGCCAGCGGCGCGAGGCTCATGGCGGTGCCGGGGTGGCCGTTGCCCACCTTCTGCACGGCGTCGGCGGCCAGCACTCGGACCGTGTCGACGGCCTGGCGGTCCAGGTCGGTCCAGTCGTCGGGGACGCTGGCACGGGTGAGAGTCTCGATGTCGATATCGGCCACAGCTCTTCCCTCGGTTCGGATGGGGATATGCAGGCGGTACGCCCCGATGCGACCGCTCGCGCTGACTCGCTCCGCGGCCAGCCTAGTCGCGTACGCGGGCTGTGTGTGATCTCCCGCCGCACGGTCGGCAGGGGTCTACCCGGCCGATGGGTGCGGCATGCCCCGGGCTACCATCGACAAGCCGTAGAACTCGGGATCGGCCGAGTTCCCCACCACGCGGATCGAGGTTGTGCCGGTGACTCTGCCCGTGTCCCGCTCGGGCCACCCCGCGCAGGGTTCCCCCGGTGCCCGGCGGGCCGGCTGGGAGCGGTTGCGGGACACCGTGCGCGCCTACCTCGGGCTCACGAAGACCCGGATCATCGAGCAGTTGCTCGTGGTCACGGTGCCTGCGATGTTCCTCGCGGAGCGCGGCGTGCCGCCGGTGCTGCTGATCGGCGCCACGCTGCTGGGCGGCGCGATGGCCGCCGCCAGCGCGCACGCACTCAACTGCGTGGTCGACGCCGACATCGACGCCGTCATGAAGCGCACCAGCCGCAGGCCGCTCGCCAAGGGGCAGGTGCCCACCCGGCACGCGCTGGTGTTCGGGCTCGTGCTGGGCGTGCTGTCGGCGGTGTGGCTAGGGCTCACCACCAACTGGCTGGCCGCGGGCCTCTCGGTGGCCGCCATCGCGTTCTACGTGCTCGTCTACACGCTCCTGCTGAAGCGGCGCACCTCGCAGAACATCGTGTGGGGCGGCGCGGCCGGCTGCATGCCGGTGGTGATCGGCTGGGCCGCGGTCACCGGCTCGGTCGAGTGGCCCGCGCTGGTGATGTTCGGTGTGATCTTCTTCTGGACGCCGCCGCACTTCTGGGCGCTCGCCATGCGCTACAAGGAGGACTACGCCGCGGCGAAGGTCCCGATGCTGCCGGTCGTGGTGCCGCCGGAGGAGGTGTCGCGGCGCATCGTCATCTACTCGTGGGTGATGGCGGCGTGGTCGCTCCTGCTCCTCCCGTCCACCTCATGGATCTATGCGGCCGTCGCGGCGCTGGGCGGCACCTGGTTCGTGCTGCAGGCCCACCGCCTGCACCGCGGTGTGCTGGCAGGGGTGGAGACGCGCCCCATGCGCCTGTTCCACCTGTCGAACATGTACCTCTGCTGCCTCTTCGCCGCCATCGCGGTGGACGCGGCGATCGGGCTCCCGGTCCTCGCGTTCTAGGCGCTCCTGGGGCGTCGGGCCCTCGGGGCGCCGCGGATCGGGGGGCTGGCGGGGACCTTCGGTGGCGCCGCGCAGTGTGCGGGGCCGCCCCTCAGAGGTCAAGGGCGCCTTCGGCGTCGCTTCGCGATCGCTGCGCGACCCTTGACCTCTGAGCCTCTGCGGCCCCTGAGGGCAAGCTGCGCGGGCAGGCCAAGGGCCTGCCCTCATGGGCGCGCGGCGCCACCGAAGGCGGTCTCGCGGACATGATCAGGGCTTCGGCGCGAAACCGGTCAAATACGGCCGGCAATGCACCCAGGCGATGATCAGGGGCAGCGACCGGCCCGCGGCAACCGAGAAGATCACCAGATGGGTGCCCCCACGGCCGTATGTGGCCGGGCATGCAACGGTCCGATGATCATGCCGATGATGAGGCCGCCGCACCGTCGTGGCCGAGCCGACCTCAGCCCGCGAAGCGCGTCGCGGCGTCGTGCAGGCAGGTCGTGAGCTCGTCGGGCGTGGACAGGAACGGCGAGTGGTCTGCCGGCAGGCCGTACACATGGCGGCACGGCGTCCGCTCCGCCATCCAGCGCTGCGTGGCGGGCCCGAGTGCCCGGTCCTTCTCGCACACGACGTAGACCTTCGGCACGCGGCCGAAGCCCTCGGCGGTGAGGGTTGTGGGGGAGCCGCCGGTCGGCACGAGGGGCTCCGGTGTCAGGCGGGCGGCGGCCATGGCGGCGTCCTCGGGGGAGCACTCGCCGTAGAACACGACCTCCGGGTCCCGCACGGTCCGGATCCGGTGCACCGGGTCCACGACGAGGTGCGCGCCGAGGATGGACTCGGTGTCCCGGCGGGCGGCGTCGGGCGGGAGCTCGCCGTCGGGGAGGAGGAAGGCCGAGACGTAGCAGGCCAGCGCCACGTGATCGGGGCGGCGCTCGGCGGCGGCGGAGACCAGCATTCCCGACGACGAGTGTCCGACCAGCACCACGGGCGCGGTTTCGGCGTCGATCTCGTGGAGTACGTCGTCGAGGTCGGGGTGGTCCGGCGTGTGGACGGCGTGGCCGAGCTCGCGCAGGCGCGGGGCGACGCGTTCCCAGCACCACGAGCCGTGCCATGCGGCGTGCAAGAGTACGAATGCGTGCATATCGCACACCATACGTGTGCGATATGCACGCATCAGTCGGGCCTGTTACGCCGGGATCATCCCGTGCGGGTCGAGCACGTACTTGCGCGCGGCGCCCTGGTCGAACTCCTGGTAGCCGCGCGGGGCGTCGTCGAGCGGGATGACGGTGGCGTTGACCGCCTTCGCGATCTGCGCCTTGCCATACAGGATGCTCATCATCAGCCCGCGGTTGTACTTCAGCACCGGACACTGGCCCGTGGTGAAGGAATGGCTCTTCGCCCAGCCCAGGCCGAGGCGGACCTTGAGCGTGCCCTCCTTGGCGTCCGCGTCGGCGGCGCCGGGGTCGCCGGTGACGTAGAGGCCCGGGATGCCGAGCCGCCCACCGGCCCGTGTGATCGACATGACCGAGTTCAGCACGGCCGCAGGCTGCTCGCCCGCACCCGCGCCGTGTCCGGACGCCTCGAACCCCACGGCGTCGACCGCGCAGTCGACCTCGTTCGTGCCGAGGATCTCCGCGATCTGGTCCTCCAATGTGGCGTCCAGGGAGATGTCGACCGTCTCGCAGCCGAACGAGCGGGCCTGTTCGAGCCGCTGCTTGTTGAGGTCTCCGACGATGACGACCGCGGCACCGAGGAGCTGCGCCGAGTGGGCCGCGGCGAGCCCGACCGGCCCCGCGCCCGCGATGTAGACCGTCGAGCCGGTGGTCACGCCCGCCGAGTAGGCGCCGTGATAGCCGGTGGGGAAGATGTCCGACAGCATCGTCAGGTCGAGGATCTTCTCGAGGGCCTGGCCGCGGTCCGGGAACTTCAGGCAGTTGTAGTCGGCGAACGGGACCATCACGTACTCGGCCTGCCCGCCTTCCCAGCCGCCCATGTCGACGTAGCCGTACGCCGATCCGGCGCGGGCCGGGTTGACGTTCAGGCAGACGCCCGACTGCCCCTCCCGGCAGTTGCGGCACCGCCCGCACGCGATGTTGAACGGCACCGAGACGATGTCACCGACGTCGAGGAACTGCACGTCCTCGCCCTTCTCGACGATCTCCCCCGTGATCTCGTGGCCGAGCGTCTGCCCGGCGGGAGCTGTGGTGCGCCCGCGCACCATGTGCTGATCGGAGCCGCAGATGTTGGTCGCGACGTTCCGCAGGATCACCCCGTGCACGGCCTTCTGGGACAGCCCCTTGCCCTTCGCGACGTCGGCAGGCACCTCGAGCTTCGGCGGGTCGTGGTCCTCGACGACGACCCTGCCGGGCTCCTTGTAGACGACGATCTTGTTTCCACCCATGTGTGGTCCACCTCACTTTTTTTCCGTCCCCTGGTCCTACTCCCCGGCCGGTCGAGGTCACAAGACGGCCACACGGACTCATCGCCAGGCGGGTCGGGTCGGCGCGGGCAGCCCCGTCTCGGCCTCGCACCGGGCGAGCAGCTCGTCGATGGAGGGCCCCTTGTCGAACACCGGCAGCGGGTCGGGGCGGGCCGCCCGCAGCCGGGCGCGCAGCGCTTCGGTGGCGTTGACGTCCACCTCGATGTCCAGGAGCGGGTCGCCGCCGGTGGTGCACACGACCCCGTAGCGCCGGGCGCCTTCCGGCGTGACGAGACCCCGCCGGGCCTCGAGCGCCACGAGGTCCGGGTCGCGGGCGAGCGGATCACCCCAGCCACCGCCGCCCCACGTGACGAAGTGCAGGACGTCACCGTGCGCGACTGGCACGTCATGGCACTTCGCCGGAAGCACCTGCCGGGAACCGTCGGCGCGCTCGATCCACTTCGTGCCCCGCGCGCCGGGCTCGCCGCCGTTCACGCCCCATGGGTAGGTGAGCCAGCGGTCGTCGAGAATGGCGATGGTGCCCGGCTCCTCGAACAGGTAGGCGATGTCGACCCCGTTGCCGCCGCGGTGCAATCCGACACCGCCGGAGTCCGGCACGGTCTGCCAGTTCTCGACGCGCAGTGGGTAGTACGACTCCAGGAACTCGCAGGGGATGTTGACGAAGCTGGGCCAGAGCGAGTGCCCGTCCGGGCCGTCACCGAGCGGCCTGCCCGGGATGCCGCCGAAGCCGATCGAGTAGAGCTGGAACCACTCGCCGGCGCGGTCGCCGGTGGTGTAGTGGCCCGAGTACAGGAAGTGCGGGCTGGAGGAGAAGCCCGCCGCGTTCAGCAGCGCCGGGTTCGTCTGCCCGAGCAGCCCGCCGAACAGGTCGAACACCCGCCCGATGCCGTGGCTGCGGCCGCTGAGCGGGGCGGGATGGCGCGGCTTCCAGAACGAGCCGTCCGGGATGGTGACGTCGACCAGCGGGTAGAAGCCGTCGTTCCAGAGGATCTGCGGATCCGCCACGGTGATCAGATAGATGCCGAAGAACATCCGGGCCAGGTTCTCGTTGAGGTAGTAGCTCACGGGCCCGGCGGCCTGCGGTGCGGAGCCGGTGAAGTCGAGGTGCACCTTCTCCCCGTGGCGGGTGAGCGAGAGCGTGAGCTCGTAGGGGCCGTTGCCGACGCCGTCGTCGCAGAGGTAGTCGGTGAAGCTGATCGTCCTTCCGTCCTCGAACACCGCGGCGAGCAGCACCTTCATCGCGTCGTAGTTGCGCTGCAGCAACGCGTCGAGCGCTGACAGGTACGTGGCGGTGCCGAACCGTTGGCACATCTCCACGACCCTGCGGGCGCCGGTGCGGCACGCGGCGACGAGGCCGTCGAGGTCGGCGCGGTTCCAGTCCGGCGTCCGCACCTGGTTGAGGATGATCCGCAGGGCGTCGGTGTTGAGCTCGCCGCCCCGGTAGAGCTTGAACGGCGGGATCACCACGCCCTCTTCGTAGATGGTGCGGGCGTCGGTGGGCATCGAACACGGCGTCTTGCCGCCCACGTCGGTCATGTGGCCGAACATCGAGGCCCAGCCGACCACGCGGCCCTCGTGGTAGATCGGCATCACGAGGAGCCAGTCGTTGGCGTGGCTGATCGCGGCAGCGCAGGCGTACGGGTCCGAGGTGAGCAGCACGTCGCCCTCGCCGACGGTGTCGCCGAAGCCGGCGAGGAAGTCGGGGACGGACAGGCCGAACTGGCCGACCACCATCTTCCCGCTCGGGTCGGCGATCAGCGGGAACTCGTCGTGCTGCTCGCGGATCCCCGGGGAGAGCGCGGTGCGCAGCAGCACGCCGTCCATCTCGTATCGGGCGTTGCGGAGGCCGTTCTCGATCAGGTCGAGGGTGACCGGGTCGACCTCGACCCGGTCGACGTGGCCAGTGGCGGTCTCGATGATGCGGGCCATGGCTCACCCCTGCGCGGACGGGCGGATGAGGAGGCTCCCGGAGAGGTGCACGGTGGCGGTGTGCCGGGGCGGCAACAGGGTGGTGGAGTCCATCTCGGTGACGATGGCCGGCCCGGGCACCACGTCGCCCGCGCGCAGCTTCGCCCGGTCGTAGACCAGCGCCTCCACCCATTCCCCGAGAACGTGGATGGCGTGCGCGCCGACGACGGCGCCGGCCGGATCGCCGTCTCCCTCCGGCACTTCCACCGGCGTGACGGACGGGCGCGGGCCGGTGACGGTGGCCCGGGCGTTGACCAGCTCGTGGTCCACGGCCGGCAGGAACGAGAAGAGGCGTTCGTGTTCGGCGTCGAACGTCGCGGCCAGCCGGTCCAGCACCGAGTCCGGCTCGTCCAGCCATGTGGGGTCCAGGTCGACGGCGATCTCGTAGCCCTGCCCGTGATAGCGCACGTCGACCTGATAGCCGACGACCTGTTGATCGCGAGGGAGTCCCTGCCCGGCCAGCCGCGTGCCGGCCTCGTCGGCCAGCTGGCCCACGATGGTGGCCAGATCGCCGCCGGAGAGGTCGACGAACCGGCGCAGCACCGTGCGTGCGGCCTCGTCGCGCAGGCTCGTGGTCGCGTCCCCCAGCGCGGACAGCACGCCGGGCGATGGCGGCACGACCACGGGCCACGCCCCGGTGAGCCCGGCGAGAGTCGTGGCGTGCAACGGACCGGCGCCGCCGAACGCGACGAGCGCGAACCCGCGCGGGTCGAAGCCCTGCTGCACCGAGACCAGCCGCAGCCCGCCCAACATGTTCTCGTTGACGATGTCGACGATGCCGGCCGCGGCCGCCTCCACCGAGTCCAGTCCCATCGCCTCGGCGACCCGTCCGACGGCCGCCCGCGCGGCCTCCACGTCCAGGGTGATCTCACCGCCCGCCAGGGTGGCCGGAAGGTAGCCGAGCACCAGGTCGGCGTCGGTCACGGTGGGTTGCGTGCCGCCTCTGCCGTAGGCGGCGGGGCCCGGGTCGGCGCCGGCCGACTGCGGCCCGACGCGCAGCGCCCTCGTCAGCTCCGGCACGTGTGCGATCGAGCCGCCGCCCGCGCCGACCGTGCGGACGTCCACGCTGGAGGCGCGCACGGTGAGGTCGCCGACCGTGGTCTCGCGACCGATCCGTGGGCGTCGGCCGCGCACGAGGGCCACGTCCGTGGACGTCCCACCCATGTCGAAGCTGATGAAGTCGGAGATGCCGCACTGCTCGGCCACCCACAGCGCCCCGGTCACCCCGCCGGCCGGCCCGGACAGCAGGAGGGTCACCGGCGCGGCGATCGCGGCCCCTGCGGCGGACAGCCCGCCGTCGCTGCGCAGCACGGCCAGCTCACCTGCCGCCCCTTCGGCGCGCAGGCGGCGATCCAGCGCCTCCACGTAGGACTTGACCTGCGGTTGCACGTACGCGTTTGCCACCGTGGTCAACGTGCGCTCGTACTCGCGAAGCTCGGGAAGCACCTGCGAGGAGAGCGACACCGGTATCCCGGGCAGCTTCTCGGCGGCGATCTCGGCGACCCGCCGTTCGTGACCCGGGTCGGCGAAGGAGTTGATCAGCGACACGGCCATGGCCTCGATGCCGCGCCCGGACAGGCGTGCGACCTGCGTGCGCGCGTCCTGCTCGTCGAGCGGCCGGATCTCGCGGCCGTCCGACCCGATCCGCTCCTCGACCTCCACGGTGTGCTCGAGCGCGGCGAGCGGCTCCGGCTTGGGCCAGATGATCCACCCCGCGAGCCCGCCGGGAACGAAGGAGCGGGCGATCTGCAGGACCTGCCGAAAGCCCCTCGTGGTGACCAGCCCGACAGTGGCCCCCTTGCCTTCCAGGATCGCGTTGGCGGCCACCGTGGTCCCGTGCAAGACCTGATCCACCTGGGCAAGGTCGATGTTCGCCTCGGCGCAGATCCGACCGATGCCGGTCAGCACCCCGATGGCCTGATCGGCGGGCGTGGATGCGGTCTTGGCCCGCCAGGTCCGGCCGGTGGCCCGGTCGACCAGCAGAAGGTCGGTGAAGGTGCCGCCGACGTCCACGCCGAGCCGGTAGCCGGCCGGCCCGGTGACCGGTGTGCTCACGTCGCCTCCAGCTGGCGGTAAGCGAAGGGTTTCGCAACGTAGCGACGAGCAGTGCATCCGACAAGGCTCGGGCGCGTGCGGGTCTCCACGGCCGCGACTTCGGAATAGGCTGACGGGGTCGGCCGGCCGGTCCGAGCCCGCCCAGTCGGATGGGCGGCGAGGACCTACGGAGAGCGGAGGCCGTCATGGCGGCTCGCAGGCCCG encodes:
- a CDS encoding heme o synthase translates to MPVSRSGHPAQGSPGARRAGWERLRDTVRAYLGLTKTRIIEQLLVVTVPAMFLAERGVPPVLLIGATLLGGAMAAASAHALNCVVDADIDAVMKRTSRRPLAKGQVPTRHALVFGLVLGVLSAVWLGLTTNWLAAGLSVAAIAFYVLVYTLLLKRRTSQNIVWGGAAGCMPVVIGWAAVTGSVEWPALVMFGVIFFWTPPHFWALAMRYKEDYAAAKVPMLPVVVPPEEVSRRIVIYSWVMAAWSLLLLPSTSWIYAAVAALGGTWFVLQAHRLHRGVLAGVETRPMRLFHLSNMYLCCLFAAIAVDAAIGLPVLAF
- a CDS encoding alpha/beta fold hydrolase produces the protein MHAFVLLHAAWHGSWCWERVAPRLRELGHAVHTPDHPDLDDVLHEIDAETAPVVLVGHSSSGMLVSAAAERRPDHVALACYVSAFLLPDGELPPDAARRDTESILGAHLVVDPVHRIRTVRDPEVVFYGECSPEDAAMAAARLTPEPLVPTGGSPTTLTAEGFGRVPKVYVVCEKDRALGPATQRWMAERTPCRHVYGLPADHSPFLSTPDELTTCLHDAATRFAG
- the fdhA gene encoding formaldehyde dehydrogenase, glutathione-independent, giving the protein MGGNKIVVYKEPGRVVVEDHDPPKLEVPADVAKGKGLSQKAVHGVILRNVATNICGSDQHMVRGRTTAPAGQTLGHEITGEIVEKGEDVQFLDVGDIVSVPFNIACGRCRNCREGQSGVCLNVNPARAGSAYGYVDMGGWEGGQAEYVMVPFADYNCLKFPDRGQALEKILDLTMLSDIFPTGYHGAYSAGVTTGSTVYIAGAGPVGLAAAHSAQLLGAAVVIVGDLNKQRLEQARSFGCETVDISLDATLEDQIAEILGTNEVDCAVDAVGFEASGHGAGAGEQPAAVLNSVMSITRAGGRLGIPGLYVTGDPGAADADAKEGTLKVRLGLGWAKSHSFTTGQCPVLKYNRGLMMSILYGKAQIAKAVNATVIPLDDAPRGYQEFDQGAARKYVLDPHGMIPA
- a CDS encoding hydantoinase B/oxoprolinase family protein, producing MARIIETATGHVDRVEVDPVTLDLIENGLRNARYEMDGVLLRTALSPGIREQHDEFPLIADPSGKMVVGQFGLSVPDFLAGFGDTVGEGDVLLTSDPYACAAAISHANDWLLVMPIYHEGRVVGWASMFGHMTDVGGKTPCSMPTDARTIYEEGVVIPPFKLYRGGELNTDALRIILNQVRTPDWNRADLDGLVAACRTGARRVVEMCQRFGTATYLSALDALLQRNYDAMKVLLAAVFEDGRTISFTDYLCDDGVGNGPYELTLSLTRHGEKVHLDFTGSAPQAAGPVSYYLNENLARMFFGIYLITVADPQILWNDGFYPLVDVTIPDGSFWKPRHPAPLSGRSHGIGRVFDLFGGLLGQTNPALLNAAGFSSSPHFLYSGHYTTGDRAGEWFQLYSIGFGGIPGRPLGDGPDGHSLWPSFVNIPCEFLESYYPLRVENWQTVPDSGGVGLHRGGNGVDIAYLFEEPGTIAILDDRWLTYPWGVNGGEPGARGTKWIERADGSRQVLPAKCHDVPVAHGDVLHFVTWGGGGWGDPLARDPDLVALEARRGLVTPEGARRYGVVCTTGGDPLLDIEVDVNATEALRARLRAARPDPLPVFDKGPSIDELLARCEAETGLPAPTRPAWR
- a CDS encoding hydantoinase/oxoprolinase family protein; this translates as MSTPVTGPAGYRLGVDVGGTFTDLLLVDRATGRTWRAKTASTPADQAIGVLTGIGRICAEANIDLAQVDQVLHGTTVAANAILEGKGATVGLVTTRGFRQVLQIARSFVPGGLAGWIIWPKPEPLAALEHTVEVEERIGSDGREIRPLDEQDARTQVARLSGRGIEAMAVSLINSFADPGHERRVAEIAAEKLPGIPVSLSSQVLPELREYERTLTTVANAYVQPQVKSYVEALDRRLRAEGAAGELAVLRSDGGLSAAGAAIAAPVTLLLSGPAGGVTGALWVAEQCGISDFISFDMGGTSTDVALVRGRRPRIGRETTVGDLTVRASSVDVRTVGAGGGSIAHVPELTRALRVGPQSAGADPGPAAYGRGGTQPTVTDADLVLGYLPATLAGGEITLDVEAARAAVGRVAEAMGLDSVEAAAAGIVDIVNENMLGGLRLVSVQQGFDPRGFALVAFGGAGPLHATTLAGLTGAWPVVVPPSPGVLSALGDATTSLRDEAARTVLRRFVDLSGGDLATIVGQLADEAGTRLAGQGLPRDQQVVGYQVDVRYHGQGYEIAVDLDPTWLDEPDSVLDRLAATFDAEHERLFSFLPAVDHELVNARATVTGPRPSVTPVEVPEGDGDPAGAVVGAHAIHVLGEWVEALVYDRAKLRAGDVVPGPAIVTEMDSTTLLPPRHTATVHLSGSLLIRPSAQG